In one window of Streptomyces sp. FXJ1.172 DNA:
- a CDS encoding alpha/beta fold hydrolase: MEYSTPPLPELEGVRHRYVSVRGIRLHVAEAGEGEPVVLLHGFPQHWYGWRRLVPLLSARYRLLCVDQRGFGWSDTPSKGYDTDSRVADVLALLDELGLDRVRLIGHDWGAWTGFHVCLKAPERVRHYLALNMMHPWPLHHRLMPQSWRFWYTALLEQPLLGRWMLRHRPGFTRYLMRKGVVEQAVWTPQAAEEFVRSSQEPGRARAGEALHRAFALRDIARLVLGRYKKLRLTTPTVVLGGERDFMLPPSVLTDAGRHADDLRVEIVPGCGHYLHEERPDLVAAVAEDLFSDHR; the protein is encoded by the coding sequence ATGGAGTACAGCACCCCGCCGCTGCCCGAACTGGAAGGAGTGCGCCACCGCTACGTGAGCGTGCGCGGCATCCGCCTGCACGTCGCGGAGGCGGGAGAAGGGGAGCCGGTGGTCCTGCTGCACGGCTTTCCCCAGCACTGGTACGGCTGGCGGCGGCTGGTGCCGCTGCTGTCCGCCCGGTACCGGCTGCTGTGCGTGGACCAGCGCGGCTTCGGCTGGTCCGACACGCCGTCCAAGGGCTACGACACCGACAGCAGGGTGGCCGACGTCCTCGCCCTCCTCGACGAACTGGGCCTCGACCGGGTCCGGCTCATCGGACACGACTGGGGCGCGTGGACCGGATTCCACGTGTGTCTCAAGGCCCCGGAGCGCGTGCGGCACTACCTGGCGCTGAACATGATGCATCCCTGGCCGCTGCACCACAGGCTCATGCCGCAGTCCTGGCGGTTCTGGTACACGGCCCTGCTCGAACAGCCGCTGCTCGGCCGCTGGATGCTGCGCCACCGGCCCGGCTTCACGCGCTACCTCATGCGCAAGGGCGTCGTGGAACAGGCGGTGTGGACGCCCCAGGCGGCCGAGGAGTTCGTGCGCTCCAGCCAGGAGCCCGGGCGGGCCAGGGCCGGGGAGGCGCTGCACCGCGCCTTCGCCCTGCGGGACATCGCACGGCTCGTCCTCGGCCGGTACAAGAAGCTGCGGCTGACCACACCGACCGTCGTCCTCGGGGGCGAGCGGGACTTCATGCTCCCGCCGAGCGTGCTCACGGACGCCGGCCGGCACGCCGACGACCTGCGCGTCGAGATCGTGCCCGGCTGCGGCCACTACCTCCACGAGGAGCGGCCCGACCTCGTGGCCGCGGTCGCCGAGGACCTCTTCAGCGACCACCGCTGA